A single Endozoicomonas sp. NE40 DNA region contains:
- a CDS encoding protein-disulfide reductase DsbD domain-containing protein, protein MLYRNTFLTIFRLLSVCLMLTSANLKANTTDWIFSSEQPSAKIRLLLSGELNKAENQVIAGLQVELDSPWKTYWRSPGEAGIPPAFHWQTNHNVVDTQWLWPVPERFDLLGIQTLGYQDSVVFPLLITVNDPNKPVTLDGILRLSSCTTICVLSDFPVQTSFIPGQLEPDSEAAFLIDKALSKVPETHSMENPAAKSQVIESVNWRTPDSTVVVTASSPDGWQKPDIILDGLQDISFSEPELRIEGTQLQAFMTASSWLGDIDLHQQSVNVTLINGEQATETAIIISNQPVTELPSQQAPFMVMVLFALLGGFILNLMPCVLPVLGLKLSSVVQATGQNRKVVRWQFLSTASGILVSFWLLALFLLALKWTGNNLGWGIQFQNPWFIGFMAVVTGLFAANLLGAFEIQLSSSLNTRLATTGSNNLKGHFVQGMFATLLATPCSAPFLGTAVAFALTTDSIHLFAIFSAMGIGLAVPYILVAIFPAMLSWLPRPGPWMIKLRRIMAVLLIATTLWLVHLLNAHLGSVWQFAVMFFAIITFTYPASGTFFQGKATIKSRHQSACSHADRICLALDRQSDNAFINGTLFSFRKPGLANTG, encoded by the coding sequence ATGCTTTACCGAAATACATTTTTAACGATATTCCGGCTGCTGTCTGTTTGCCTGATGTTAACCTCTGCCAACCTGAAGGCGAATACAACCGACTGGATTTTCAGTTCGGAGCAGCCCAGTGCCAAAATTCGACTGCTGCTCTCAGGGGAACTTAATAAGGCTGAAAACCAGGTCATTGCAGGATTACAGGTAGAGCTGGATTCGCCCTGGAAAACCTACTGGCGCTCACCGGGTGAAGCCGGTATTCCTCCTGCCTTTCACTGGCAGACAAACCACAACGTTGTCGACACACAATGGCTCTGGCCCGTTCCGGAACGTTTTGACCTGCTTGGAATACAGACACTTGGATATCAGGACAGTGTCGTTTTCCCGTTACTGATTACCGTCAATGACCCGAACAAGCCTGTCACGCTGGATGGTATTCTCAGGCTATCGTCCTGTACCACCATTTGTGTACTCAGTGACTTTCCTGTGCAGACGTCTTTTATCCCTGGTCAGCTTGAACCGGACTCCGAAGCCGCTTTTTTAATTGATAAGGCCCTGTCGAAAGTACCTGAAACGCATTCTATGGAAAACCCGGCGGCAAAAAGTCAGGTCATAGAATCTGTTAACTGGAGAACACCGGACAGCACCGTGGTCGTCACTGCCTCTTCACCGGATGGGTGGCAGAAACCGGATATTATTCTTGATGGCCTGCAGGACATCAGCTTTTCCGAACCAGAACTTCGAATAGAAGGAACACAATTACAAGCCTTCATGACAGCCAGCAGCTGGCTTGGCGATATTGATCTTCACCAGCAGTCTGTCAATGTCACACTGATTAATGGCGAGCAGGCAACTGAAACCGCTATCATCATCAGCAACCAGCCCGTTACAGAGCTTCCCTCACAACAGGCACCCTTTATGGTGATGGTTCTGTTTGCCTTGCTGGGCGGCTTCATTCTCAACCTTATGCCCTGTGTTCTGCCTGTGCTTGGGCTGAAACTGTCGTCCGTTGTTCAGGCAACCGGACAAAACAGGAAAGTGGTCCGCTGGCAGTTTCTGAGTACGGCATCTGGCATTCTGGTGTCTTTCTGGTTACTGGCCCTGTTTCTACTGGCGCTGAAATGGACGGGTAATAACCTGGGCTGGGGTATCCAGTTCCAGAATCCATGGTTTATTGGCTTTATGGCGGTTGTTACCGGACTGTTTGCAGCCAACCTGCTGGGTGCCTTTGAAATCCAGCTTTCCTCTTCCCTGAATACCAGACTCGCTACCACTGGCAGCAATAATCTGAAAGGGCATTTTGTGCAGGGCATGTTTGCCACTCTGCTGGCAACCCCCTGCTCAGCCCCTTTCCTTGGGACAGCGGTAGCCTTTGCATTGACAACAGACTCGATTCACCTGTTTGCTATTTTTTCTGCCATGGGCATTGGTCTGGCAGTGCCGTATATTCTGGTAGCCATTTTTCCTGCAATGCTGTCATGGCTGCCCAGACCTGGCCCCTGGATGATCAAGCTTCGCCGGATAATGGCCGTCCTTCTGATAGCAACAACCCTGTGGCTGGTTCATCTGTTAAACGCTCATCTGGGTTCTGTCTGGCAGTTTGCGGTGATGTTTTTTGCGATCATCACTTTTACTTATCCTGCTTCTGGAACCTTTTTTCAGGGCAAAGCAACGATTAAGAGCAGGCACCAGTCTGCTTGCAGCCATGCTGATCGCATTTGTCTGGCATTGGACAGACAGAGTGACAACGCCTTTATCAACGGCACTCTTTTCTCCTTCAGAAAGCCTGGACTGGCAAACACTGGATAG
- a CDS encoding thioredoxin family protein, translating to MTTPLSTALFSPSESLDWQTLDSAAIQQHIRDGKTVFVDITADWCVTCKANKMRVLDRNPVLSALKDEQIVLMRGDWTTPSDKVNRYLQQNNRFGVPFNKIYGPETPQGIALPVLLDHNTVLDALTSSQAEE from the coding sequence GTGACAACGCCTTTATCAACGGCACTCTTTTCTCCTTCAGAAAGCCTGGACTGGCAAACACTGGATAGTGCTGCCATCCAGCAACACATCCGTGATGGCAAAACCGTATTTGTCGATATCACTGCGGACTGGTGCGTCACCTGCAAAGCAAACAAGATGCGGGTTCTGGATCGCAACCCGGTTTTATCAGCCCTGAAGGATGAACAAATCGTCCTGATGCGTGGTGACTGGACGACACCTTCTGACAAGGTAAACCGCTACCTGCAGCAGAACAACCGATTTGGTGTGCCGTTTAACAAAATCTACGGACCAGAAACACCACAAGGCATTGCCTTACCCGTTTTACTTGATCACAACACCGTACTGGATGCTCTGACAAGCAGTCAGGCTGAAGAATGA
- a CDS encoding DsbA family protein yields MKKLFSTITLVAAATATAPSSLQAAPLDADQQQQVRELIRSTLVENPDILVEAINELRNRELQAQEDARKASLEAKKDELFNTPGDPFIGNPKGKLAMVYFADYNCGFCKRQDPVLEQMVKQYPDLKVIYKELPVLGETSREAAELVLAAHANHPDIYQKLHQRLMSKPGGHDSASIAAALKAEGLDAEALKKKVDTNIRAKVDNNIRLASELGIRGTPAMVFADEVLGGFTNAEQLSEKIKSRLN; encoded by the coding sequence ATGAAAAAACTGTTTTCTACAATAACGCTGGTGGCAGCAGCCACCGCAACAGCCCCCTCCTCCCTGCAGGCAGCCCCCCTGGACGCTGACCAGCAACAACAGGTTCGGGAGTTGATTCGTTCGACACTGGTCGAAAATCCGGACATTCTGGTCGAAGCCATTAACGAGCTTCGTAACCGTGAGTTGCAGGCACAGGAAGATGCCCGGAAAGCCAGCCTTGAGGCAAAAAAAGATGAGCTGTTTAACACCCCCGGTGACCCGTTTATTGGCAATCCAAAGGGTAAGTTAGCTATGGTGTACTTTGCAGATTACAACTGCGGCTTCTGCAAACGTCAGGACCCGGTTCTGGAACAGATGGTCAAACAATACCCTGACCTGAAAGTCATCTACAAAGAACTCCCGGTTTTAGGGGAGACATCCAGAGAAGCCGCAGAACTGGTGCTGGCTGCCCATGCGAACCACCCGGATATTTACCAGAAACTGCATCAGCGCCTGATGTCCAAACCGGGCGGACATGACAGTGCCTCCATTGCCGCCGCCTTAAAAGCCGAAGGGCTGGATGCTGAAGCCCTGAAAAAGAAAGTCGATACCAACATCAGGGCAAAGGTCGACAACAACATCAGATTGGCCTCTGAACTGGGTATCAGGGGTACACCTGCCATGGTCTTTGCTGACGAAGTATTAGGTGGTTTTACCAATGCTGAGCAGCTGTCTGAAAAAATCAAGTCTCGACTGAACTGA
- a CDS encoding protein disulfide oxidoreductase, which produces MSPKLRKWIIELFLTVFFAGVVITGYNLYLQKDMPTGLAPQIRAQTLNHKAVDLHELSKSAPVLVYFWASWCRVCQWTSPAVSDLSDSENFHVMTIALSSGTDERIAAYLKAKDLKMPVINDDDGIISRNWAISVTPSFFIVRDGEIKSVLTGVTTKPGLLARLYLNR; this is translated from the coding sequence ATGAGCCCAAAATTACGTAAATGGATCATTGAACTCTTTCTGACCGTTTTTTTTGCCGGGGTTGTTATTACCGGTTACAACCTGTATCTGCAGAAAGATATGCCGACAGGACTGGCACCACAGATCAGAGCCCAAACCCTTAACCACAAAGCCGTCGATCTGCATGAGCTGTCAAAATCAGCACCGGTGCTGGTCTACTTCTGGGCCAGCTGGTGCAGGGTATGCCAGTGGACAAGTCCTGCGGTCAGCGACCTGTCAGACAGCGAGAACTTTCATGTCATGACCATTGCCTTATCATCAGGTACAGACGAGCGCATTGCTGCCTATCTGAAGGCTAAGGATTTAAAGATGCCAGTCATTAACGATGATGATGGAATTATCAGCAGAAACTGGGCGATCAGCGTCACACCATCGTTTTTCATAGTCAGGGATGGTGAAATAAAGTCCGTTTTAACAGGGGTTACAACAAAACCAGGGCTATTAGCCCGATTGTATCTCAACCGTTAA
- a CDS encoding H-NS family nucleoid-associated regulatory protein, translated as MNIFEESLSVLKSKVQLRKLFQDMHVEDIQRVISRIESIYEEKLDAQKEVEQEQQRKREAIEAVLKEMQDKGLDIGDLAVVGKGTESNRKGKTRQRYQFEYQTEDGTAVTWEGATTGRIPAEFSAYLERTGKERKDCIVTEL; from the coding sequence ATGAATATTTTTGAAGAATCCCTGAGTGTTCTGAAATCCAAAGTACAGCTGCGTAAACTGTTTCAGGATATGCACGTAGAAGACATTCAGCGTGTAATTAGCCGTATTGAGAGCATTTACGAAGAAAAGCTGGACGCTCAAAAGGAAGTAGAGCAGGAGCAACAGCGCAAGCGTGAAGCGATTGAGGCTGTTTTGAAAGAAATGCAGGATAAAGGTCTGGATATCGGTGATCTGGCTGTTGTGGGCAAAGGTACTGAGTCTAACCGTAAAGGTAAAACCCGTCAGCGTTACCAGTTTGAATACCAGACTGAAGACGGTACTGCTGTAACCTGGGAAGGTGCAACCACTGGCCGCATTCCTGCTGAGTTTTCTGCTTATCTGGAGCGTACAGGCAAAGAACGTAAAGACTGCATCGTTACTGAGCTGTAA